In the Helianthus annuus cultivar XRQ/B chromosome 11, HanXRQr2.0-SUNRISE, whole genome shotgun sequence genome, one interval contains:
- the LOC110888299 gene encoding uncharacterized mitochondrial protein AtMg00810-like: protein MVICLYVDDLIIASDSLDIINQLKNSMKTGFEMTDLGILHYFLGMEVNYDNGNITLSQQKYAKILLDKFKMGNCNAISTPTEYGLRLSKEDPEDEVDQNLYRSLVGCLMYLTNTGPDIMFAVSKISRFMERPMKSH, encoded by the coding sequence ATGGTAATCTGTTTGTATGTAGATGATCTCATCATAGCCAGTGATTCGTTAGATATAATAAATCAGTTAAAGAATTCAATGAAGACAGGATTTGAAATGACCGATCTGGGAATTCTacattattttcttggcatggaAGTAAATTATGATAATGGGAACATCACACTATCACAACAAAAATATGCAAAGATTCTGCTGGACAAATTCAAGATGGGAAACTGTAATGCAATTTCAACGCCAACGGAATATGGACTGAGATTGTCTAAGGAAGATCCAGAAGATGAAGTAGATCAAAACTTATATAGAAGTTTGGTTGGATGTCTCATGTATCTAACAAATACTGGACCTGACATTATGTTTGCAGTTAGCAAAATAAGTCGGTTCATGGAAAGACCAATGAAAAGTCACTAG